The Anopheles gambiae chromosome 2, idAnoGambNW_F1_1, whole genome shotgun sequence genomic sequence TAACGAGTCGTCCGTGCATCTCGATCACAGTGTGCAGACACATTTCGTTTATCAACTTTTTCTTTAAATGATTCCTCAGCCCGTTCAAAACGAAATGATTCTCGCTCGTCTGTAGATGTGCTCGGCCCGCAACCCCTGGAAACGCCTGACGTTCCTGACAATCCTCCACGATTTTGTTTCGCACCGACGGATACACCACCGCGATCCGGTTGTGCAACTGCGAATGAAACaccattttcttttgcataaTTGTCAAGTTTTCCATCAATTTGCTTTTGAATTGGAACAGGTATACGTGGGAATAATGTTGAAAACCAGTCAAGTTTTGTCAACCATTGCCGTATCATTTGTCCTATGGTCATTATctacaataaaacaataaaaaacataatGAGATAGAACATTACTTGTTGCATATTAAGCCTATATGATTTGATCTACCTGTCCTCCGCCAGCTTTGACATCAATCTCCTCTTCATCTAACAGGTACGGCTCATACCATTCAAACAGATCAGATGGTGGTTGAGTGTATCGCAAGTACATAAAACCTATGgtataaattgaatttattttagcCCAGTAAAATTGTAATACCTTATTGTTCATAAACTATCTACCAAAGTGCCAGTAGTCATCAATcagattaaaattaaaacaattactCACCTAATGCTCGTATGTAGGGGGAATCGCCGTGAGACAGTAGTCCATTAACTTGTTTTCGTGTTAATCGTAAAGTGTAAAGTTTGTAGAGCAGACAAAAAGCAGTTGAAACGATCCCTCCAGCTCCGACGCCTCTAACCTGAAAAATACGAAAAAGAATGTTTGTTGGTCTACGTTAGACcgtgaaaaaagaaacaaatttaGCCCGTGGTATAACTTACTCCTCCACACATTCCTGTCTGGCCCGCGGTTTTGCGAGAGCCTCTTTCCCATGGTTCTAAGTGTTTCACTTGATAGTATATTTCGTCTACAACTTCATGGTAAGTCTTCAGCTTAAACAAGGACACTGTTGGTATATGAAAAGTTTGAAATGTAATATATTTCCGTCGAAACGAACAAGCATTACTGCCTTGAACTCAttccaaataaaaataataaaaaaaacatttggaaAACGTATTGTTATTACCTTTAAAATAACTCGAACCCTGTATGTTCGCAAGAATTAAAGGGTTCAAGTTCATCGATGTTTCATTCCCCCAGAGTGGTAGCGCATTATTTTGCTTCGTTGATTTTTTGGGAACACTTGCTTGATTCGATGCATGCGGACTTGGCTGAAGGTGCTGAGTTTGCTGCAAACAATAATACTCTTGCTGTCCATGTCCATCTGTAGgaataccaaataatttcgTTCAACATACAGAACGCTCTTTACATACATTATTCTGTTGATTCAACTCACTGTTATCAAATTCCATATTGGTAACAAAACTCTTGGCAACAAAAAGTTTACATGGGATagttttgataaattttaGTAGCAGTAGCTGAAATTACAGGTAAAGGGTTAACATTAATTCACCTCACTAGCTCAGGATGaacaaaatgacaaaattgTCGGAAACATCATATGTGACGTATGTGAATGTTTTCTTAGATCGTTAGAAATTATAACAAGTATATGACAACCCTATATGATATGTGAATTCCTTGATACCTTGATCAATTAACTTCAAAACTTTAACACATAATATTGGTCAATGATGATAGCTAGATGTGACTGCGGGTCAAACCAAACAATTTAATACAATTtccaaggaccgtaaagatatcaggtcaagttataagcccgttttgacagctaggtggaagaagaatcgacgaagaaaactgacagttagttttccgagtttggcgaacgcttcaagttctcgaaggaaaatttccatttgaaATCACGggct encodes the following:
- the LOC1278539 gene encoding pre-mRNA-splicing factor 38B isoform X2, which produces MEFDNNGHGQQEYYCLQQTQHLQPSPHASNQASVPKKSTKQNNALPLWGNETSMNLNPLILANIQGSSYFKVSLFKLKTYHEVVDEIYYQVKHLEPWERGSRKTAGQTGMCGGVRGVGAGGIVSTAFCLLYKLYTLRLTRKQVNGLLSHGDSPYIRALGFMYLRYTQPPSDLFEWYEPYLLDEEEIDVKAGGGQIMTIGQMIRQWLTKLDWFSTLFPLAQPDRGGVSVGAKQNRGGLSGTSGVSRGCGPSTSTDERESFRFERAEESFKEKVDKRNVSAHCDRDARTTRYDQYGDDRHIRTRKDYRGKESDRDRDRDRYREKERVKERHRERDRDRERDRSRDRSPDRKDYRERDHHHRDRRHR
- the LOC1278539 gene encoding pre-mRNA-splicing factor 38B isoform X1 yields the protein MEFDNNGHGQQEYYCLQQTQHLQPSPHASNQASVPKKSTKQNNALPLWGNETSMNLNPLILANIQGSSYFKVSLFKLKTYHEVVDEIYYQVKHLEPWERGSRKTAGQTGMCGGVRGVGAGGIVSTAFCLLYKLYTLRLTRKQVNGLLSHGDSPYIRALGFMYLRYTQPPSDLFEWYEPYLLDEEEIDVKAGGGQIMTIGQMIRQWLTKLDWFSTLFPRIPVPIQKQIDGKLDNYAKENGVSFAVAQPDRGGVSVGAKQNRGGLSGTSGVSRGCGPSTSTDERESFRFERAEESFKEKVDKRNVSAHCDRDARTTRYDQYGDDRHIRTRKDYRGKESDRDRDRDRYREKERVKERHRERDRDRERDRSRDRSPDRKDYRERDHHHRDRRHR